Proteins from one Mycobacterium sp. SMC-2 genomic window:
- a CDS encoding cytochrome P450 encodes MKERLHWFAMHGFIRGAATFGARRGDLHARLIADPSVAADPVPYYDELHAAGPLVKGRVSYLTAHHAVAHELLRCDDFRVLVFGSNLPGPLRWLERRTRDDLLHPLRAPSLLAVEPPDHTRYRKTVSAVFTPRAVAALRDRVEQTAADLLDRLAAEAGTSQVVDIVGRYCSQLPVAIISDILGVPERDRRRVLEFGELAAPSLDIGLTWQQYRSVQRGLVGFSSWLAEHLSQLRRAPGDNLLSQLIQIAESGSAETYLDEIELQAIAGLVLAAGFETTVNLLGNGIRMLLDAPDRLDALRQRPELWPNAVEEILRLESPVQLTARVALNDVELAGERLRRGDLVLVYLAAANRDPSVFADPHRFDIERSNAGRHLAFSGGRHFCLGAALARAEGEVGLRTFFDRFPEVRAAGAGSRRPTRVLRGWSSLPVALGPARSMARVDG; translated from the coding sequence GTGAAGGAACGATTGCACTGGTTCGCGATGCACGGGTTCATCCGCGGCGCCGCGACGTTCGGGGCGCGGCGGGGGGACTTGCACGCCAGGCTGATCGCCGATCCCTCGGTGGCCGCCGATCCCGTGCCCTACTACGACGAGCTGCACGCCGCCGGGCCGCTGGTCAAGGGTCGGGTCAGCTATCTGACGGCCCACCACGCTGTCGCCCATGAGCTGCTGCGCTGCGACGACTTCCGCGTGCTGGTGTTCGGGTCGAATTTGCCGGGGCCGTTGCGATGGCTGGAGCGCCGCACCCGCGACGATCTGCTGCACCCGCTTCGCGCGCCGTCGCTGCTCGCCGTCGAGCCGCCCGACCACACCCGTTACCGCAAGACGGTGTCGGCGGTGTTCACGCCCAGGGCCGTCGCCGCGTTGCGGGATCGCGTGGAGCAGACCGCCGCCGACCTGTTGGACCGGCTGGCCGCCGAGGCGGGCACCTCCCAGGTCGTCGACATCGTCGGACGGTATTGCTCGCAACTGCCGGTCGCGATCATCAGCGACATCCTCGGCGTTCCCGAGCGCGACCGCCGTCGCGTCCTGGAGTTCGGTGAACTCGCCGCGCCCAGCCTGGACATCGGATTGACGTGGCAGCAGTACCGCAGCGTGCAGCGAGGGCTCGTCGGCTTCAGCTCATGGCTCGCCGAGCATCTGAGCCAGTTGCGGCGCGCGCCGGGCGACAACCTGCTGAGCCAGCTGATCCAGATAGCCGAAAGCGGTTCTGCCGAGACATATTTGGATGAGATCGAGCTCCAGGCGATCGCCGGGCTGGTATTGGCGGCCGGGTTCGAGACCACCGTCAACTTGCTTGGCAACGGAATTCGCATGCTGCTGGACGCTCCCGACCGCCTCGACGCCTTGCGGCAGCGCCCCGAGCTATGGCCCAACGCCGTCGAGGAGATATTGCGGCTGGAGTCGCCGGTGCAGCTGACCGCGAGGGTGGCGCTGAACGACGTCGAGCTTGCCGGCGAGCGGCTTCGGCGGGGCGACCTGGTCCTGGTCTACCTGGCCGCCGCGAATCGCGACCCGTCCGTCTTCGCCGATCCGCACCGCTTCGACATCGAACGGTCCAACGCGGGAAGGCATCTCGCGTTCTCCGGGGGACGGCACTTCTGCCTGGGCGCCGCGCTGGCGCGTGCCGAGGGTGAAGTCGGGCTGCGCACGTTCTTCGACCGCTTCCCCGAGGTGCGCGCGGCGGGCGCGGGCAGCAGGCGCCCCACGCGGGTGTTGCGCGGCTGGTCGTCGCTGCCGGTGGCGCTGGGCCCGGCGCGGTCGATGGCTCGCGTCGACGGTTAG
- a CDS encoding lipoprotein LpqH — protein MRNRLVAVVFLVIVGAGVVGCGQPQTTPRKAARLTIDGATHTTRPPACSQNQQYHTIEIKDRDGGVEAVVLASGYRAMPQWVKIRNVDGFTGSFWEGGVGDAHADVTNGAYTITGSAYGINSSNPNKVVTTEFKIIAEC, from the coding sequence GTGCGAAACCGGTTAGTCGCCGTTGTCTTCCTCGTGATCGTCGGTGCCGGCGTCGTCGGGTGCGGGCAGCCCCAAACCACGCCGCGGAAAGCGGCTCGCCTGACCATCGACGGCGCCACGCATACGACACGTCCTCCGGCGTGCAGCCAGAACCAGCAGTACCACACCATCGAGATCAAGGACCGCGACGGTGGGGTCGAGGCCGTGGTGCTGGCCAGTGGCTACCGGGCGATGCCGCAGTGGGTGAAGATCCGTAACGTCGACGGGTTCACCGGCAGCTTCTGGGAAGGCGGGGTGGGCGACGCGCACGCCGACGTCACCAACGGCGCGTACACGATCACGGGCAGCGCCTACGGCATCAACAGCAGCAATCCCAACAAAGTCGTGACGACGGAGTTCAAGATCATCGCCGAGTGCTGA